A portion of the Vibrio coralliirubri genome contains these proteins:
- a CDS encoding tyrosine-type recombinase/integrase yields the protein MIETHDEKHSDIYDDYRLLSIEVDTLAKLKVSESINADSGEVTYSPYLSPSSIETRLKKTDIIIAPDGSVVYPQSLYLVSKLRGDGAVKDTDSIAKGLLAFTRYLDSTHHPQPDEDDNEIPPEYLTYKTLSKYEEEGAPWRFAEHLLANCRAKLSATGDEAYSLSSARSYMGAVIGFYKWMQKYGYLKNDDEHVLTHFSKVESYEGINQHDMLAHTQSGAKRVYEISNIMKMFPKNDKTPAYKKLKPMTFDHKELFYQHIGTLPKAVSLMLRLCEESGLRIDEATHFPAHNIGHTDFSELEVVSVHITHTKGSKERTVEIPIALYEELEQYKENKQRQKNLIRRKELIDSKEELDSTDYLFVSNKGRPYTENTLEVHFGELRKRIRGIESSWYYRVHDLRSTFATHWLWSEYQKRQVAYDFLMDELAELMGHASTSTTEKYIKFMNKLDDQLRVAKSKNNKINGGW from the coding sequence GTGATAGAAACACATGATGAAAAACATTCTGATATTTATGATGACTACCGATTGCTTTCCATAGAGGTAGATACATTAGCAAAGCTTAAAGTTTCAGAGAGCATCAATGCTGACTCAGGAGAGGTGACTTATTCACCCTACCTTTCTCCTTCCAGTATTGAAACACGCCTAAAGAAAACAGATATTATCATTGCGCCTGATGGGAGTGTTGTTTACCCACAATCTCTTTACCTCGTCTCTAAACTGCGTGGTGATGGTGCCGTCAAGGACACTGACTCAATTGCCAAAGGCTTACTGGCTTTTACTCGCTACTTAGATTCCACCCATCACCCTCAACCTGATGAAGACGATAATGAGATACCACCTGAATATTTAACGTATAAAACACTATCGAAGTATGAAGAAGAAGGTGCGCCATGGCGCTTTGCAGAACACCTTTTAGCAAACTGCCGTGCCAAACTAAGCGCAACCGGTGACGAAGCATACTCACTTAGCTCTGCAAGAAGCTATATGGGCGCTGTGATTGGCTTTTATAAGTGGATGCAAAAATACGGTTACCTCAAAAATGATGATGAACACGTATTAACACACTTCAGTAAGGTTGAGAGTTACGAAGGTATCAATCAGCACGACATGCTTGCTCATACCCAATCTGGCGCAAAGCGAGTCTATGAAATCTCAAACATCATGAAGATGTTTCCCAAGAACGATAAAACGCCTGCTTATAAAAAGTTAAAGCCTATGACGTTCGATCATAAAGAACTGTTCTATCAACACATAGGTACGTTGCCAAAAGCTGTATCCTTAATGCTTAGACTTTGTGAGGAGTCAGGACTTAGGATTGATGAAGCCACGCACTTCCCCGCACACAATATTGGTCACACTGATTTTAGTGAACTCGAAGTTGTCTCCGTTCACATTACACACACTAAAGGCAGTAAGGAACGTACTGTTGAAATCCCTATAGCGCTTTATGAAGAATTAGAGCAATACAAAGAAAATAAACAACGACAAAAGAACCTTATCAGACGTAAAGAGCTGATTGATTCTAAAGAAGAGCTAGATTCCACTGATTACCTTTTTGTCTCTAATAAAGGCCGCCCGTACACAGAAAACACACTTGAAGTACATTTTGGGGAACTAAGAAAGCGCATCCGAGGGATAGAATCTAGTTGGTACTACCGAGTTCACGATTTGCGTTCAACCTTTGCCACCCATTGGCTTTGGAGTGAATATCAAAAGCGACAGGTTGCCTATGACTTTCTGATGGATGAGTTAGCAGAGCTAATGGGCCATGCAAGCACCTCAACAACTGAAAAGTATATTAAGTTCATGAATAAGCTTGACGACCAATTGAGAGTCGCAAAGAGTAAAAACAACAAGATAAACGGGGGTTGGTAG
- a CDS encoding glycine cleavage system protein R: MTQHLVITAVGTDRPGVCNQVVHLVTQSGCNIIDSRIALFGEEFTLIMLLSGKANNITRVETTLPLLGQEHDLITIMKRTSTHDVIENSYTVEVFVESDDKIGLTEQFTQFFADRNIGLDSLSARTINKSKVQLDNDQFHISITASVQSECNLMQLQEEFDSLCQSLSVQGSLNFIKNSL; encoded by the coding sequence ATGACTCAACATCTAGTAATCACAGCTGTGGGCACTGATCGCCCAGGTGTATGCAACCAAGTGGTTCATTTAGTCACCCAATCAGGCTGTAACATTATTGATAGCCGTATCGCCCTGTTTGGCGAAGAATTTACGCTTATCATGCTGCTGTCTGGAAAGGCAAACAACATTACCCGCGTTGAAACCACCTTGCCCTTGCTTGGACAAGAGCACGACTTGATTACGATTATGAAGCGAACCTCAACTCATGATGTTATTGAGAACTCTTACACAGTAGAGGTGTTCGTTGAGTCAGACGATAAAATCGGCCTTACTGAGCAGTTTACCCAGTTCTTCGCAGACCGAAACATCGGCCTCGATTCGTTAAGTGCACGAACCATTAATAAGTCTAAGGTTCAACTCGACAACGACCAATTCCATATCTCTATTACCGCTTCTGTGCAATCAGAATGTAACTTGATGCAGCTACAAGAAGAATTCGATTCGCTGTGTCAGAGCCTATCAGTCCAAGGCTCGCTCAACTTTATCAAAAACAGTCTTTAA
- the dapA gene encoding 4-hydroxy-tetrahydrodipicolinate synthase yields the protein MFSGSIVALVTPFNTDGEVDFDSLKKLVEHHVAAGSDGLVAVGTTGESSTLTIEEHVKVVNKIVEFADGRIPVIAGTGANATHESVLFSRLLNGSGIAGCLSVTPYYNKPTQEGLYQHYKAIAEVSDVPQILYNVPGRTAVDLLPETVARLAEIENIVALKDATGDLDRIAIHRELCGEDFILLSGDDLTGLEFVKRGGDGVISVTNNVAAADMATMFKLAKEGKFEEAEAINERLMPLHKNLFVESNPIPVKWAVHKMGLIAEGGLRLPLTELSEPAQPVVAQAMTEACIY from the coding sequence ATGTTTTCAGGAAGTATCGTTGCGCTAGTTACGCCATTTAATACAGATGGTGAAGTGGATTTCGACAGCCTTAAAAAGTTAGTTGAGCACCATGTTGCTGCAGGTAGTGATGGTCTGGTTGCGGTTGGCACAACAGGTGAGTCTTCAACACTCACTATTGAAGAGCATGTCAAAGTCGTCAATAAGATCGTTGAGTTTGCTGATGGTCGTATTCCCGTTATCGCTGGTACAGGTGCAAACGCAACTCACGAATCTGTTCTATTCAGCCGTTTGTTGAATGGTTCTGGTATTGCTGGTTGCCTGAGCGTAACGCCTTACTACAACAAACCGACTCAAGAAGGTTTGTACCAACACTACAAAGCGATTGCTGAAGTCAGTGACGTTCCACAAATCCTATACAATGTTCCTGGTCGTACTGCTGTAGACTTGCTGCCAGAAACGGTTGCTCGTCTTGCTGAGATCGAAAACATCGTTGCACTGAAAGATGCGACGGGTGATCTCGACAGAATTGCAATTCACCGTGAACTTTGTGGCGAAGACTTTATCTTACTAAGTGGTGATGACTTAACAGGTCTAGAATTTGTTAAGCGTGGTGGCGATGGCGTGATCTCTGTAACGAATAATGTTGCAGCCGCTGATATGGCAACCATGTTCAAGCTAGCGAAAGAAGGTAAGTTTGAAGAAGCAGAAGCGATCAATGAGCGTTTGATGCCTCTACATAAGAATTTGTTCGTTGAGTCTAACCCTATTCCCGTAAAATGGGCGGTTCATAAAATGGGTCTGATTGCTGAAGGTGGCTTACGTCTACCGCTGACTGAACTGTCAGAGCCAGCTCAACCTGTTGTTGCTCAAGCAATGACTGAAGCGTGCATTTACTAA
- the bamC gene encoding outer membrane protein assembly factor BamC, giving the protein MKYSHQLVIGSLAVFVLTACSGSPTQRRQAKDDFEYLETPEFSQWQLPEDAQPQFYPNYDIPSGDFTGGVGPAVDIRPPQQVLELIPGARAERQNGEVTLWLLRAEEADRVWQTAVDMLAQRGIGIREQSENEIETDWVTWVSEDEDVEIGSRYSISRFQANNRHGFKINLIDWREGTEEKPVTATNKERYNAFLTNLVMAKYDENLRAEAELKAQELVKHIPISIGADRSGFLVIIARTPYNVFWQHLPSLLPEMGFELEERNQSQGTVKAKYAAPDDEFWEEIGLQPIDLAPGTYNFLFGDLGNRTSINVTDASGKPVEEELLKSMVPILAHIADQTKDDKEAKAE; this is encoded by the coding sequence ATGAAGTATTCTCACCAGCTAGTGATTGGGTCACTGGCTGTTTTCGTTCTTACAGCATGTTCTGGCAGCCCGACTCAACGTCGTCAAGCCAAAGATGATTTCGAATACTTAGAAACACCTGAGTTTTCACAATGGCAGTTGCCTGAAGATGCTCAGCCTCAGTTCTACCCAAATTATGACATCCCGAGCGGTGACTTCACTGGTGGTGTAGGCCCTGCTGTGGATATTCGTCCACCACAACAGGTACTTGAGTTGATCCCTGGTGCTCGTGCGGAGCGTCAAAACGGTGAAGTAACGTTATGGCTGCTTCGTGCTGAAGAAGCAGACCGTGTATGGCAAACGGCTGTCGACATGTTAGCTCAACGTGGTATTGGTATTCGTGAACAGTCTGAGAATGAGATTGAGACCGATTGGGTTACTTGGGTTTCTGAAGACGAAGACGTAGAGATTGGCAGCCGCTACTCTATCTCTCGCTTCCAAGCGAACAACCGTCATGGCTTCAAGATTAATCTGATTGATTGGCGTGAAGGTACTGAAGAGAAACCGGTAACGGCAACCAATAAAGAGCGTTACAACGCGTTCCTGACTAACCTAGTTATGGCTAAGTACGATGAAAACCTTCGTGCTGAAGCGGAGCTGAAAGCGCAAGAGTTGGTGAAGCATATTCCAATCTCAATCGGTGCTGACCGCAGTGGTTTCCTGGTGATTATTGCTCGTACACCATACAATGTATTCTGGCAACATCTGCCTAGCTTGTTGCCTGAAATGGGCTTTGAGCTTGAAGAACGCAATCAATCTCAGGGTACGGTGAAGGCGAAGTACGCCGCGCCAGATGATGAATTCTGGGAAGAAATTGGCCTACAGCCTATCGACTTAGCGCCAGGCACTTACAACTTCCTATTTGGTGACCTTGGCAACCGTACGTCAATCAACGTAACGGATGCATCAGGTAAGCCAGTAGAAGAAGAGCTGCTTAAATCAATGGTTCCGATATTAGCGCATATTGCTGACCAAACCAAAGATGACAAAGAAGCGAAAGCTGAGTAG
- a CDS encoding DUF2897 family protein encodes MLEWLTNPWVIIIIVVSVVVGNIAALKQTANMDLTGRGKTERDLDKLNRLDKLNQEKAEKEESKNNKDA; translated from the coding sequence ATGTTGGAGTGGCTTACAAACCCTTGGGTTATCATCATCATCGTGGTTAGCGTTGTGGTGGGTAACATCGCAGCGCTCAAACAGACCGCCAATATGGATCTGACGGGGCGTGGTAAAACCGAGCGAGACTTAGATAAGCTCAATCGCTTGGATAAACTTAACCAAGAGAAAGCTGAAAAAGAAGAATCCAAAAACAATAAAGACGCATAG
- a CDS encoding M15 family metallopeptidase, producing MTPEQLTGQSDSHLEPCLIGTKSFLVHSEVKNDLNNLIEAAQLAGFKMEIASGFRDYERQSLIWNRKFSGEAPILDSESQPLDPSTLTEHQKLSAILRWSALPGASRHHWGCDFDVFARNDLPEGTQLQLEPWEYLTGHQQAFYQWLFVHASQFGFFFPYSEDLGGVAIEPWHISHRKVSESCLSQLSPTLLGKQLQSKPILGYEIIIEQLDEIYARFVANISH from the coding sequence ATGACACCAGAGCAGCTTACCGGACAATCAGATTCTCATCTAGAGCCTTGCCTGATCGGCACCAAGAGCTTTTTGGTCCACAGTGAGGTTAAGAATGACCTGAATAATTTGATTGAAGCTGCTCAGCTCGCTGGTTTTAAAATGGAGATTGCCAGTGGCTTTCGCGACTATGAAAGGCAATCTCTGATTTGGAACCGTAAGTTTTCTGGCGAAGCTCCGATATTAGATTCAGAAAGCCAACCTCTTGATCCATCAACACTGACTGAACATCAAAAGTTATCGGCAATCCTGAGGTGGTCTGCCCTTCCCGGAGCAAGCCGTCACCATTGGGGTTGTGACTTTGATGTCTTTGCTCGAAACGACTTACCTGAAGGCACACAGCTGCAATTAGAGCCATGGGAATACCTTACTGGCCACCAGCAAGCGTTTTACCAATGGTTATTTGTTCACGCTTCGCAATTTGGGTTCTTTTTTCCTTATAGCGAAGACCTCGGCGGTGTGGCAATCGAACCGTGGCATATCAGCCATCGCAAAGTATCGGAGTCGTGCTTATCACAGTTATCTCCGACTTTACTTGGCAAGCAACTCCAATCTAAGCCAATATTAGGGTATGAGATTATTATAGAGCAGCTAGACGAGATCTATGCGCGCTTCGTAGCGAATATCAGTCATTAG
- the dapE gene encoding succinyl-diaminopimelate desuccinylase — MTDSPTLALAKDLISRQSVTPEDAGCQELMINRLKALGFEIEVMVFEDTTNFWARRGTEAPLFAFAGHTDVVPAGPIEQWNTKPFEPTIVDGFLHGRGAADMKGSLASMIVAVEQFIAEHPNHTGSIGFLITSDEEGPFINGTVRVVEALMARGENIDMCIVGEPSSTEFVGDVVKNGRRGSITGDLTIKGTQGHVAYPHLANNPVHSSLLAINELATTEWDKGNDYFPPTSFQIPNVSAGTGASNVIPGEFNVQFNLRFSTELSNDIIVERITTTLDKYDFEYDLKWTFNGDPFLTDAGSLLDAIVDAVGHVNDVKPALLTTGGTSDGRFIARMGGQVVELGPVNATIHKVNECVKVADLEKLTDMYERTLVNLFAK, encoded by the coding sequence ATGACAGATAGCCCAACTTTGGCTCTGGCAAAAGACCTCATTAGCCGTCAATCGGTAACACCTGAAGATGCAGGCTGCCAAGAGCTGATGATTAATCGCTTAAAAGCGCTCGGTTTTGAAATCGAAGTGATGGTATTTGAAGATACGACGAACTTTTGGGCTCGTCGTGGTACCGAAGCGCCTCTGTTTGCCTTTGCTGGCCACACTGATGTTGTTCCTGCTGGCCCGATTGAGCAGTGGAACACTAAACCATTCGAACCGACTATCGTAGACGGTTTCCTACACGGCCGCGGCGCAGCGGACATGAAAGGCTCTCTGGCTTCAATGATTGTTGCAGTCGAGCAGTTCATTGCGGAGCATCCAAACCACACAGGTTCAATCGGTTTCCTTATCACATCGGATGAAGAAGGCCCGTTCATCAACGGTACCGTACGTGTTGTTGAAGCTCTGATGGCTCGTGGTGAGAACATCGACATGTGTATTGTTGGTGAACCATCAAGCACTGAGTTCGTAGGCGATGTTGTGAAGAACGGCCGTCGTGGCTCTATCACAGGCGATCTAACGATTAAAGGTACACAAGGTCATGTTGCCTACCCTCACCTAGCAAACAACCCAGTACATAGCTCCCTGCTTGCTATTAATGAGCTGGCAACAACTGAGTGGGACAAAGGTAATGATTACTTCCCGCCAACGAGCTTCCAGATTCCAAATGTGAGTGCGGGTACTGGCGCTTCAAACGTGATCCCTGGTGAGTTTAATGTTCAGTTTAACCTACGTTTTAGTACCGAGTTAAGCAACGACATCATCGTTGAGCGCATCACAACAACACTCGACAAATATGATTTCGAATACGACCTTAAGTGGACATTCAATGGCGACCCGTTCTTAACCGACGCAGGTTCACTGCTTGATGCTATTGTTGATGCTGTGGGTCACGTCAATGATGTGAAACCAGCTCTGCTAACGACTGGCGGTACGTCTGATGGTCGCTTTATTGCACGTATGGGCGGACAAGTGGTTGAACTAGGCCCTGTCAATGCAACGATTCACAAGGTTAACGAATGCGTGAAGGTAGCCGATTTAGAAAAGCTAACTGACATGTACGAAAGAACATTAGTGAACCTGTTCGCTAAATAG
- a CDS encoding ArsC family reductase, with amino-acid sequence MTITMFGIPNCDTIKKAKKWLEAEGIEFEFHDYRKQGITEELVTSFCSELGWELVLNKRGTTYRQLSQEQKDTLTEEKAVTLLVEQPAMIKRPILKVEGKLHIGFKADQYAAIFA; translated from the coding sequence ATGACTATCACCATGTTTGGTATCCCAAATTGCGACACCATTAAAAAAGCAAAGAAATGGCTCGAAGCTGAAGGTATCGAGTTCGAATTTCACGATTATCGCAAACAAGGCATCACAGAAGAGCTAGTAACAAGCTTCTGCTCTGAGCTAGGTTGGGAGCTTGTGCTAAACAAACGTGGTACGACTTATCGCCAACTTTCTCAGGAACAGAAAGACACCCTAACAGAAGAAAAAGCGGTGACTTTGCTTGTTGAACAACCTGCAATGATCAAGCGCCCAATCTTAAAAGTAGAGGGCAAGCTTCACATCGGATTTAAAGCCGACCAATACGCGGCTATTTTTGCTTAG
- a CDS encoding winged helix-turn-helix domain-containing protein codes for MELSPVFARRLYLALLVESLDRPNVPKLIEKTGWPRRTIQDVLKALPGIGIELMFVQDGRRHNDGYYQLSDWGPFDSQWVIQRKGDIATSLGFSA; via the coding sequence ATGGAGTTGAGTCCTGTTTTTGCAAGGCGGCTATATTTAGCATTGTTAGTGGAAAGCCTTGATAGGCCAAATGTGCCTAAACTCATCGAAAAAACGGGGTGGCCTCGTCGTACTATTCAAGATGTACTCAAGGCGTTACCGGGGATCGGTATCGAACTTATGTTTGTTCAAGATGGGCGACGTCATAATGATGGCTATTACCAGTTATCCGACTGGGGGCCATTTGATAGTCAATGGGTTATCCAGCGTAAAGGCGATATAGCAACAAGCCTTGGATTTAGTGCATAA
- a CDS encoding DUF4156 domain-containing protein gives MKKELIALAMSGALLGCTTPTSIPHSEADKVQMDYHGVINIEQCEYKGEVTGSEGHWYSYLFYPNDTLIQGAMNELKSNTIELGADTVIFTLPQDFSTSVTMLGTAYLCK, from the coding sequence ATGAAAAAGGAATTAATCGCTTTAGCTATGAGTGGTGCATTGTTAGGTTGCACAACACCAACATCAATACCTCATAGCGAAGCTGACAAAGTGCAAATGGATTACCACGGTGTGATTAATATCGAGCAATGCGAGTATAAAGGGGAAGTCACAGGCAGCGAAGGCCATTGGTACAGCTACCTGTTTTACCCGAATGACACATTAATTCAAGGCGCCATGAATGAACTCAAGTCGAATACGATTGAGCTAGGTGCAGATACCGTGATATTCACACTTCCCCAAGATTTTTCCACATCCGTGACTATGCTGGGAACTGCCTATCTGTGTAAGTAA
- a CDS encoding DUF2956 domain-containing protein, whose translation MKKKTNTPSVESQQEALKIAKATQKPAQTKEQTKLIAQGIEKGIALYKKQQKERSRQADKAKKRVQKEKQTQQTNQDQEQNVDTSVETTSNHGSKLPWLLLIASWIGFAIYLMK comes from the coding sequence ATGAAAAAGAAAACTAATACGCCGTCTGTTGAATCTCAACAAGAAGCACTGAAGATAGCCAAAGCGACTCAAAAGCCAGCTCAAACCAAAGAACAAACCAAGTTGATTGCTCAAGGTATCGAGAAAGGCATCGCACTGTACAAGAAACAGCAAAAAGAGCGCAGTCGCCAAGCCGACAAAGCAAAAAAGCGTGTACAGAAAGAGAAACAAACTCAACAGACTAATCAAGACCAAGAACAGAATGTCGACACGAGTGTTGAAACAACATCAAATCACGGCAGCAAATTACCGTGGCTACTACTGATCGCTAGCTGGATAGGCTTCGCGATTTATTTGATGAAATAA
- a CDS encoding DUF2919 domain-containing protein, which translates to MRYSIEQYDKHGFLKAPILLWLGWLFLAKALVVFIVAGASRESGTDILEIIYPDHQMFYVGIALSVPSLLLMWLFGLRSPDRKRLNKVVSWGRWVTMTAILAQSSHTIYLIYLDNGWFRWSNGITLLLLLWLSLYLTNSHAARDCFKVVEHED; encoded by the coding sequence GTGCGGTACTCCATAGAACAATACGATAAGCACGGCTTTTTAAAAGCCCCAATCCTATTATGGTTAGGTTGGCTGTTTCTGGCGAAAGCTTTGGTTGTTTTCATTGTCGCAGGAGCAAGCCGAGAGTCGGGCACTGACATACTCGAAATTATCTATCCAGATCATCAAATGTTTTATGTTGGGATCGCGTTGAGTGTGCCTAGTTTGCTACTGATGTGGCTATTTGGACTAAGATCGCCAGATAGAAAACGCCTCAATAAAGTCGTGTCTTGGGGGCGTTGGGTCACCATGACGGCTATCTTGGCGCAGAGCTCACATACGATTTATTTGATCTATTTGGATAATGGATGGTTCCGCTGGTCCAATGGCATCACTTTATTGCTGCTTTTATGGTTATCGCTTTACCTGACTAATAGCCATGCTGCTAGGGATTGCTTTAAAGTGGTTGAGCACGAAGACTGA
- a CDS encoding Dyp-type peroxidase, which yields MLNISNEQPKIQSAILPEAGPFALYVQLKVNANAANVLAELQKLPSLIDELNQTQPDANLTASVAFSKAFWDKFEQAAPADLIDFPALGEGDITAPSTLSDVLIHCHSNRHDLHFFILRKLLSEVAADVEVVDETYGYRFLDSRDMTDFVDGTENPKDAQRAEVAIVPEGEFAGGSYVMVQRFVHNLPAWNRLNVSAQEKVIGRTKPDSIELDDVPAASHVGRVDIKEEGKGLKIVRHSLPYGTATGDHGLLFIAYCNVRHNFDAMLESMYGATDGKTDQLLRFTKAVTGAYYFAPSTDMLSALTIK from the coding sequence ATGCTTAACATCTCAAATGAGCAGCCTAAAATTCAAAGCGCTATCTTGCCAGAAGCTGGGCCTTTCGCTCTTTATGTTCAACTGAAAGTGAATGCTAACGCTGCTAATGTTTTAGCGGAACTTCAAAAGCTTCCGAGTTTAATCGACGAATTAAACCAAACTCAACCTGATGCGAACTTAACGGCATCGGTTGCGTTCTCAAAAGCTTTTTGGGATAAGTTCGAACAAGCAGCGCCCGCTGATTTGATTGACTTCCCTGCGCTGGGTGAAGGTGATATCACTGCACCGAGCACACTGTCTGACGTTCTGATTCACTGTCATTCAAATCGACATGATCTGCACTTCTTTATCTTGCGTAAATTGCTATCTGAAGTAGCGGCTGATGTTGAAGTGGTTGATGAAACTTATGGTTACCGCTTCCTAGACTCTCGTGACATGACAGACTTTGTTGATGGCACTGAAAACCCGAAAGATGCACAACGTGCTGAAGTCGCTATTGTGCCTGAGGGTGAATTCGCTGGTGGTAGTTATGTGATGGTGCAGCGTTTTGTGCACAACCTGCCAGCTTGGAATCGTTTGAATGTATCGGCACAAGAGAAAGTGATTGGCCGAACTAAACCTGATTCAATTGAGTTAGATGATGTTCCTGCGGCGTCTCACGTTGGCCGTGTGGATATCAAAGAAGAAGGCAAGGGGCTTAAGATTGTTCGCCACAGCCTACCTTATGGTACTGCTACGGGCGATCACGGCTTATTGTTCATTGCTTACTGTAACGTTCGTCATAACTTCGATGCGATGTTAGAGAGCATGTACGGCGCAACAGATGGCAAAACAGACCAACTGCTTCGCTTTACCAAAGCAGTGACTGGCGCTTACTACTTTGCACCTTCAACTGACATGTTGAGCGCATTAACGATTAAGTAA
- a CDS encoding flagellin, translated as MAITVNTNVSALVAQRNLSNANNMLNQSLERLASGSRINSAKDDAAGLQISNRLEAQMSGIDVAVRNANDGISIMQTAEGAMNETTNIMQRMRDLSLQASNGSNSSSERIAIQEEVTALNDELNRIAETTSFGGKKLLNGSFGHTSFQIGGSSGEAVQIGLKSMRTDDINMGGFSYVANGMASDSWEVKSNQNDMTMSFTDRFGQLQEITINAKAGDDIEELATYINGQTDLVSASVNDDGQLQIYMSGEDTSGTISFSGSLASELSMSAGYYESVDDINVTDVGGAQRAVSILDTAMKYVDSHRSELGAMQNRFDHAINNLENVHENLATSNSRIKDTDYAKETTQMLKQQILQQVSTTILAQAKQAPNLALTLLG; from the coding sequence ATGGCTATCACTGTTAATACGAATGTCTCGGCGTTAGTGGCTCAGAGAAACCTCTCTAATGCTAATAACATGCTGAACCAATCTTTGGAGCGCTTAGCTTCAGGGAGCCGTATTAATAGCGCAAAAGACGACGCTGCTGGCTTACAGATCTCGAATCGATTAGAAGCACAGATGAGTGGCATTGATGTTGCCGTTCGAAATGCTAACGACGGTATCTCCATTATGCAGACTGCAGAAGGAGCGATGAATGAAACCACTAATATCATGCAGCGCATGCGAGACTTATCCCTACAAGCGAGTAACGGCTCGAATAGTTCATCGGAACGAATCGCTATTCAAGAAGAAGTCACCGCCTTAAATGACGAGCTGAATCGAATTGCCGAAACCACCTCATTCGGTGGTAAAAAGCTCCTTAACGGCAGTTTTGGGCACACCTCGTTTCAAATCGGCGGCAGTTCGGGCGAAGCCGTGCAGATTGGTTTGAAAAGCATGCGTACTGATGACATCAACATGGGCGGCTTTAGCTACGTTGCTAATGGCATGGCCAGTGATTCATGGGAAGTGAAATCAAACCAGAATGATATGACGATGTCGTTTACTGATCGTTTTGGTCAGCTACAAGAGATCACCATCAACGCGAAAGCGGGTGATGACATTGAAGAGTTAGCGACTTACATTAATGGTCAAACCGATCTCGTATCGGCTTCTGTTAATGATGACGGACAGCTTCAGATTTATATGTCTGGTGAAGATACCTCGGGCACGATCTCTTTTTCAGGTTCGTTAGCCAGTGAGCTTTCCATGTCTGCGGGTTATTACGAATCAGTCGATGACATCAATGTAACGGATGTGGGTGGTGCTCAGCGTGCTGTCTCTATTTTGGATACGGCGATGAAGTATGTCGATAGCCATCGCTCTGAATTAGGGGCAATGCAAAACCGCTTTGATCATGCCATTAATAATCTTGAAAACGTTCATGAGAATTTGGCGACATCAAACAGTCGAATCAAAGATACCGACTACGCCAAAGAAACCACTCAAATGCTCAAGCAACAAATACTTCAGCAAGTGAGCACAACGATACTCGCTCAAGCCAAGCAAGCGCCGAACCTTGCCTTAACCTTATTAGGGTAA